The Desulfatiglans anilini DSM 4660 genome has a window encoding:
- a CDS encoding 2-oxoacid:acceptor oxidoreductase family protein encodes NTTMLGALLKADEIFPPAELTEALRARFGRVAEKNIQALMRAYEETQVLPSAFSRKEARHG; translated from the coding sequence CCAACACCACCATGCTGGGGGCTTTGTTGAAGGCCGATGAGATCTTTCCGCCGGCGGAGCTGACCGAAGCCCTCAGGGCGCGCTTCGGCCGGGTGGCGGAGAAGAACATCCAGGCCCTGATGCGCGCCTACGAGGAAACGCAGGTGCTGCCGTCGGCCTTTTCCCGGAAGGAGGCCCGTCATGGTTGA